In Petrotoga mexicana DSM 14811, the following proteins share a genomic window:
- a CDS encoding IS1634 family transposase encodes MYVRTVKNNQGKEYLRIVESYRENGKNKQKIIANLGRIDTISRKEVENIVDKLIQIFDIKGYVNLNSVEEAPDKKNYGVKVIVDKLFERYEMDKFFEKMDKKIRFDVEDLLKIMVMNRIIEPKSKLGIFKELDYYGFKRIDEAETDEEGIALQWMYRTLDVLAQKKEELEKHLYSQRISLFNSVVDLVFYDVTTLAFETQQTNELLQMGYSKDKKFNESQVVLGMSIDRDRMPVSFDIYPGNTFEGHTFKDTIEAMKNRYQLGKVIVVSDRGMMSRTNMEIVENSDYEFIVGKSIKQLKKVDIFDGEFTEISKGIEYREIEYEGKRLLIIHSKERAEKDRKDRIRLIEKAKKMLKDGNIESKSKRGAKKYLKTKNEVDYTLDIEKIEKDEKYDGYYGIITNTQLNPKQILEQYHTLWKVEESFRTLKNYLETRPIFHWTQKRIKGHIVMSFVSYIMQRTLELELERNNIEYSHEKIREAIKNMEYIDIKTNEQRFAIRTNMNVLAQKILKILNIPIPKVVTPYEEFIEKLKLQDQNKEIKGLERSKAKT; translated from the coding sequence ATGTATGTTAGAACCGTAAAAAACAATCAAGGGAAAGAATACTTAAGAATAGTAGAAAGTTACCGTGAAAACGGTAAGAATAAACAAAAGATTATCGCTAATTTGGGTAGAATCGATACTATCAGTAGAAAAGAAGTGGAAAATATTGTCGATAAACTCATACAGATATTCGATATAAAAGGTTATGTGAATTTGAATAGTGTTGAGGAAGCACCTGATAAGAAGAATTATGGGGTAAAGGTAATAGTGGATAAGTTGTTTGAAAGGTATGAGATGGATAAGTTCTTTGAAAAGATGGATAAAAAGATAAGGTTCGATGTAGAAGATTTGCTGAAAATAATGGTTATGAACAGAATAATAGAACCGAAAAGTAAGTTGGGAATATTCAAAGAGCTAGATTATTACGGCTTCAAAAGAATAGATGAGGCAGAGACAGACGAAGAAGGGATAGCCTTACAATGGATGTACAGGACGCTAGATGTGTTAGCGCAAAAGAAGGAAGAGTTAGAGAAACATCTGTACAGTCAAAGGATAAGTTTATTCAATTCTGTAGTAGACTTAGTGTTTTACGATGTAACGACATTGGCCTTTGAGACACAACAAACGAACGAGTTACTGCAGATGGGTTATTCGAAAGATAAGAAGTTCAACGAATCACAGGTAGTTTTGGGGATGTCGATAGATAGGGATAGGATGCCGGTTAGTTTTGATATATATCCAGGCAACACGTTCGAGGGACATACGTTCAAAGATACGATAGAGGCGATGAAAAATAGGTATCAGTTGGGAAAGGTAATAGTGGTTTCTGATAGGGGGATGATGAGTAGAACCAATATGGAAATAGTAGAGAATTCCGATTACGAATTCATAGTTGGTAAATCGATAAAACAGTTAAAAAAGGTGGATATATTCGATGGGGAATTCACTGAAATATCAAAAGGGATTGAATATAGAGAAATAGAATACGAGGGTAAAAGATTACTCATAATACATTCAAAGGAAAGGGCAGAAAAAGATAGAAAAGACAGGATTAGATTGATTGAAAAAGCGAAGAAAATGTTGAAAGATGGGAACATAGAATCAAAAAGCAAAAGAGGTGCAAAAAAGTACTTAAAGACAAAGAACGAAGTAGATTATACACTTGATATCGAAAAGATAGAAAAAGACGAAAAATATGACGGATACTATGGAATAATAACCAACACACAGTTGAATCCAAAACAGATATTAGAGCAATATCATACCTTGTGGAAAGTGGAAGAAAGCTTCAGAACACTAAAGAATTATCTTGAAACAAGACCGATATTTCATTGGACACAGAAAAGGATAAAGGGACACATAGTAATGAGTTTCGTATCTTACATAATGCAAAGAACGCTTGAATTAGAACTTGAGAGAAACAATATAGAATACTCACACGAAAAGATAAGAGAAGCGATTAAAAACATGGAATACATAGATATTAAAACCAACGAACAGCGTTTTGCCATTAGGACCAACATGAATGTTTTAGCTCAGAAGATATTGAAGATACTTAATATACCAATTCCAAAAGTGGTAACCCCATATGAGGAATTCATAGAGAAACTGAAATTACAGGACCAAAATAAGGAAATTAAAGGATTAGAAAGGAGCAAAGCGAAAACGTAA